Proteins from one Vulgatibacter sp. genomic window:
- the gatA gene encoding Asp-tRNA(Asn)/Glu-tRNA(Gln) amidotransferase subunit GatA → MKATDLTLAALSRQLAEGAISSEEATRACLERIAATNPTINSFLVVDEQGALAQARAADQRRASGERLGHLDGVPLALKDIFCTKGIRTTCGSKILENFVPPFDSTHVTRLKEAGAVLVGKLNMDEFAMGSSNETSAYGVCRNPWDTERTPGGSSGGSAAAVAARQVFGTLGTDTGGSIRQPAALTGTTGIKPTYGRCSRYGVIAFASSLDQVGPFARTAEDCAMILQAIAGKDPLDSTSLDAPVPDWVSPLANASVKGMKLGVPREYFREGLDPDVEKCVRASMQTLVDLGAELVDISLPHTDYGVATYYVVAPAECSSNLARFDGVRYGLSVREAGGLREMYFRTRAEGFGPEVKRRIMIGTYALSSGYYDAYYLRAQKVRTLIRRDFEQAFEKVDAIVTPTTPTPAFKLGERLSDPLQMYLADVFTLSANLAGLPGISMPCGFTSQGLPNGLQIIGKPLDEATLFRVGAAFQNATDFHTRAPKEVV, encoded by the coding sequence GTGAAAGCGACCGACCTCACCCTCGCAGCGCTCTCCCGGCAACTGGCGGAAGGCGCGATCTCCTCGGAGGAGGCGACCCGCGCCTGCCTCGAGCGGATCGCCGCCACCAACCCGACGATCAACTCCTTCCTCGTGGTGGACGAGCAGGGCGCCCTCGCGCAGGCCAGGGCCGCCGACCAGCGCCGGGCCAGCGGCGAGCGTCTCGGCCACCTCGACGGCGTGCCGCTGGCGCTCAAGGACATCTTCTGCACGAAGGGGATCCGCACCACCTGCGGCTCGAAGATCCTCGAGAACTTCGTGCCGCCCTTCGACTCGACCCACGTCACCCGCCTCAAGGAGGCCGGCGCCGTCCTGGTCGGCAAGCTCAACATGGACGAGTTCGCGATGGGCTCGTCCAACGAGACCTCCGCCTACGGCGTCTGCAGGAATCCCTGGGATACCGAGCGGACCCCCGGCGGCTCGTCCGGCGGCAGCGCCGCGGCGGTGGCGGCCCGGCAGGTCTTCGGCACCCTCGGCACCGACACCGGCGGCTCGATCCGCCAGCCCGCGGCGCTCACCGGCACCACCGGCATCAAGCCGACCTACGGCCGCTGCTCGCGCTACGGCGTGATCGCCTTCGCCTCCTCGCTCGATCAGGTGGGTCCCTTCGCCCGCACCGCCGAGGATTGCGCGATGATCCTCCAGGCGATCGCCGGCAAGGATCCCCTCGACTCCACCTCCCTCGACGCGCCGGTGCCGGACTGGGTCTCGCCCCTGGCGAACGCCAGCGTGAAGGGGATGAAGCTCGGCGTGCCCCGCGAGTACTTCCGCGAGGGGCTCGATCCCGACGTCGAGAAGTGCGTGCGCGCGTCGATGCAGACGCTGGTCGATCTCGGCGCCGAGCTCGTGGACATCTCGCTGCCGCACACCGACTACGGCGTGGCCACCTACTACGTGGTGGCGCCGGCGGAGTGCTCGTCCAACCTCGCCCGCTTCGACGGCGTGCGCTACGGCCTCTCCGTCCGCGAGGCGGGCGGCCTGCGGGAGATGTACTTCCGCACCAGGGCCGAGGGCTTCGGGCCCGAGGTGAAGCGCCGGATCATGATCGGCACCTACGCGCTCTCCTCCGGCTACTACGACGCCTACTACCTGCGGGCGCAGAAGGTCCGGACGCTGATCCGCCGGGACTTCGAGCAGGCCTTCGAGAAGGTCGACGCCATCGTCACGCCCACCACGCCAACGCCGGCCTTCAAGCTCGGCGAGCGGCTCAGCGACCCGCTGCAGATGTACCTCGCCGACGTCTTCACGCTGTCGGCGAACCTGGCGGGCCTGCCCGGCATCAGCATGCCCTGCGGCTTCACCTCGCAGGGGCTGCCCAACGGCCTGCAGATCATCGGCAAGCCGCTGGACGAGGCGACGCTCTTCCGCGTCGGCGCCGCCTTCCAGAACGCCACCGACTTCCACACGCGCGCTCCGAAGGAGGTGGTCTGA
- the gatC gene encoding Asp-tRNA(Asn)/Glu-tRNA(Gln) amidotransferase subunit GatC, which translates to MALTRQQVEHVAKLARLSLSADEVERYSEQLSSILGYIEKLQELDVGEVPPTTHAVEVASTPLRADVPRESLTADEALANAPQREGTHFLVPRILE; encoded by the coding sequence GTGGCGCTCACCCGCCAGCAGGTCGAGCACGTGGCCAAGCTCGCCCGGCTCTCGCTCTCCGCCGACGAGGTGGAGCGCTACAGCGAGCAGCTCTCGTCCATCCTCGGCTACATCGAGAAACTCCAGGAGCTCGACGTGGGCGAGGTCCCGCCCACCACCCACGCGGTGGAGGTGGCGAGCACGCCGCTCCGCGCCGACGTTCCCCGCGAGAGCCTCACCGCAGACGAAGCCCTGGCCAACGCCCCGCAGCGCGAGGGAACCCATTTCCTCGTGCCGAGGATCCTCGAGTGA
- a CDS encoding zf-TFIIB domain-containing protein, translating into MANTPSNKPSSAEEEYFARENAEKLRRISLDRARAMQADEREKLKALHWMHCPKCGMEMQEISFRGVDIDRCFSCGVTVFDEGELQKLGVDENEPGAVMRSILNIFR; encoded by the coding sequence ATGGCCAACACCCCGTCCAACAAGCCGTCGAGCGCCGAAGAGGAGTACTTCGCGCGGGAGAACGCCGAGAAGCTCCGGAGGATCTCGCTGGATCGCGCCAGGGCGATGCAGGCCGACGAGCGCGAGAAGCTCAAGGCGCTCCACTGGATGCACTGCCCCAAGTGCGGCATGGAGATGCAGGAGATCAGCTTCCGCGGCGTCGACATCGACCGCTGCTTCAGCTGCGGCGTCACCGTCTTCGACGAAGGTGAGCTGCAGAAGCTCGGCGTCGACGAGAACGAGCCCGGCGCGGTGATGCGCAGCATCCTCAACATCTTCCGCTGA
- a CDS encoding DNA translocase FtsK → MERARESRLSLQGAKSTRSNRRLKTREPKKAPAKARRRESDKGGAGPSKLAGLAGDRREIVAVLFLAAALVSGLALGSWDPATSGNLIGRAGGWLARHLFGIFGIGAFVLPVSLFLGFLGLVRPEGKQPGLVVSVAWLSVLAGLAVFIELVAPTATFFGARPAGALGGTGADLLRRVFSTVGSAILVLAMLAVSLVIAAGVKWSRLVLLLGNGARQLGAWVMAFVRAQIEQHREEREARLAEEAAAEAEARAEEEAAAAAAFDEALGDLETELAEAKAKKKGRKKEEPGLEADLDGRIAVAPPEEAKPKVVLAPTAPPAKRDRKKEKAEEKRAEPEEALAPVVPLIPADPAWAAGPVPVPTGKPVEPTQAISPPVEPKPEVVEEASPAVAAAPAIVAAELPEPAAPTAEELVADLPPAAVQALVRAGKLPPTAPVIELPQAPPKPKKTDSPFELIASDDGFSLPPLALLQGGDEEARAEVDEALLHATADKLRQKLADFGIQGHVERIRPGPVVTMYEFAPAPGVKISKISGLSDDLAMALEALRVRIVAPIPGRGVVGIEVPNKKREIVYLREILEQDAFRKGASKLTMALGKDIEGMPFVADLARMPHVLISGTTGSGKSVSVNSMIMSLLFKSTPEEVRFIMVDPKMLELSIYEGIPHLLLPVVTDPRKAALALRWAVDEMERRYALLAENGVRDLASFNKLMGEKIKEREARGAAQTEEPASDDKVLIIDVEKGETEDDALERQLAEEPLDPVEAFLEKKLEEELEPRKLPYLVIIIDELADLMMVASKEVETYIARIAQKARAAGIHLMVATQRPSVDVVTGLIKANFPSRVSFLLRSRVDSQTILDQPGAEKLLGQGDMLILPPTSAHIQRVHGALVTEKEIKKVVDHLKAQGSPVYDESILKDPEAEGDGGMPDDDLSDELYDQAIAIVSEMKTVSISMLQRKMRIGYNRSARMIERMERDGIVGTADGAKPREVLIRKLGEMPGA, encoded by the coding sequence ATGGAACGCGCCCGCGAGAGCCGCCTTTCGTTGCAGGGCGCCAAATCCACCCGTTCGAACCGCCGCCTCAAGACCCGCGAACCGAAGAAGGCGCCCGCCAAGGCCCGCCGGCGGGAGTCGGACAAGGGCGGCGCCGGCCCCTCGAAGCTCGCGGGTCTCGCCGGCGATCGCCGCGAGATCGTGGCGGTGCTCTTCCTCGCCGCTGCGCTGGTGAGCGGCCTCGCCCTCGGCTCCTGGGATCCGGCCACCTCCGGCAACCTGATCGGCAGGGCCGGCGGCTGGCTCGCCCGCCACCTCTTCGGCATCTTCGGCATCGGCGCCTTCGTACTGCCGGTGAGCCTCTTCCTGGGCTTCCTCGGCCTCGTGCGTCCCGAGGGCAAGCAGCCGGGCCTCGTCGTCTCGGTGGCCTGGCTCTCCGTGCTCGCGGGGCTCGCCGTCTTCATCGAGCTGGTGGCCCCCACCGCCACCTTCTTCGGCGCGCGGCCCGCCGGCGCTCTCGGCGGCACCGGCGCGGATCTGCTGCGGCGGGTCTTCTCCACGGTGGGCTCCGCCATCCTCGTCCTCGCCATGCTGGCGGTCTCGCTGGTCATCGCCGCCGGGGTGAAGTGGAGCCGCCTCGTCCTCCTCCTCGGCAACGGGGCGAGGCAGCTCGGCGCGTGGGTGATGGCCTTCGTGCGGGCGCAGATCGAGCAGCACCGCGAGGAGCGCGAGGCGCGCCTCGCCGAGGAGGCCGCCGCGGAGGCCGAGGCCCGGGCGGAGGAGGAGGCTGCAGCAGCGGCTGCCTTCGACGAGGCGCTGGGCGACCTCGAGACGGAGCTCGCCGAGGCGAAGGCGAAGAAGAAGGGCCGCAAGAAGGAGGAGCCCGGCCTCGAGGCAGACCTCGACGGCCGCATCGCCGTCGCGCCGCCCGAGGAGGCGAAGCCGAAGGTCGTGCTCGCCCCCACCGCTCCCCCGGCGAAGAGGGATCGCAAGAAGGAGAAGGCCGAGGAGAAGCGCGCGGAGCCGGAGGAGGCGCTCGCCCCCGTCGTTCCGCTCATCCCCGCCGATCCGGCCTGGGCGGCGGGTCCCGTGCCCGTGCCCACCGGCAAGCCGGTCGAGCCGACGCAGGCGATCTCGCCCCCCGTCGAGCCGAAGCCCGAGGTGGTCGAGGAGGCTTCCCCCGCGGTGGCCGCGGCGCCGGCGATCGTCGCCGCCGAGCTGCCCGAACCCGCAGCGCCGACTGCGGAGGAGCTGGTGGCGGACCTGCCCCCCGCAGCGGTGCAGGCCCTCGTCCGCGCGGGCAAGCTCCCGCCGACGGCCCCGGTGATCGAGCTGCCACAGGCGCCGCCGAAGCCGAAGAAGACCGACTCGCCCTTCGAGCTCATCGCCAGCGACGACGGCTTCTCGCTGCCCCCGCTGGCGCTGCTTCAGGGCGGCGACGAGGAGGCCAGGGCCGAGGTGGACGAGGCGCTCCTCCACGCCACCGCGGACAAGCTCCGCCAGAAGCTCGCCGACTTCGGCATCCAGGGCCACGTCGAGCGCATCCGCCCGGGCCCCGTGGTCACGATGTACGAGTTCGCGCCGGCGCCCGGCGTGAAGATCTCGAAGATCAGCGGCCTCTCCGACGATCTGGCCATGGCGCTGGAGGCGCTGCGCGTCCGCATCGTGGCGCCGATCCCCGGCCGCGGCGTCGTCGGCATCGAGGTGCCGAACAAGAAGCGCGAGATCGTCTACCTGCGCGAGATCCTCGAGCAGGACGCGTTCCGCAAGGGCGCCTCCAAGCTCACCATGGCGCTGGGCAAGGACATCGAGGGCATGCCCTTCGTCGCCGATCTGGCGCGGATGCCGCACGTGCTCATCTCGGGCACCACCGGCTCGGGCAAGTCGGTGAGCGTCAACTCGATGATCATGAGCCTCCTCTTCAAGTCCACGCCGGAGGAGGTTCGCTTCATCATGGTGGACCCGAAGATGCTCGAGCTCTCGATCTACGAGGGCATCCCGCATCTCCTCCTGCCGGTGGTGACCGATCCCCGCAAGGCGGCGCTCGCGCTGCGCTGGGCGGTGGACGAGATGGAGCGTCGCTACGCGCTCCTCGCCGAGAACGGCGTCCGCGACCTCGCCTCCTTCAACAAGCTGATGGGCGAGAAGATCAAGGAGCGGGAGGCCCGGGGCGCAGCGCAGACGGAGGAGCCCGCCTCCGACGACAAGGTGCTGATCATCGACGTCGAGAAGGGCGAGACCGAGGACGACGCCCTCGAGCGCCAGCTCGCCGAGGAGCCCCTCGATCCGGTGGAGGCCTTCCTCGAGAAGAAGCTGGAGGAGGAGCTCGAGCCCAGGAAGCTCCCCTACCTCGTGATCATCATCGACGAGCTCGCCGACCTGATGATGGTGGCGTCGAAGGAAGTGGAGACGTACATCGCGCGCATCGCGCAGAAGGCCCGCGCCGCCGGCATCCACCTCATGGTGGCGACGCAGCGCCCCTCGGTGGACGTGGTCACGGGCCTGATCAAGGCCAACTTCCCCTCGCGCGTCTCCTTCCTCCTCCGCTCCCGCGTGGACTCGCAGACCATCCTCGACCAGCCCGGCGCGGAGAAGCTGTTGGGCCAGGGCGACATGCTGATCCTCCCGCCGACCAGCGCGCACATCCAGCGTGTGCACGGCGCCCTGGTGACGGAGAAGGAGATCAAGAAGGTCGTCGATCACCTCAAGGCGCAGGGCAGCCCGGTCTACGACGAGTCGATCCTCAAGGATCCGGAGGCGGAGGGCGACGGCGGCATGCCGGACGACGACCTCTCCGACGAGCTCTACGACCAGGCGATCGCCATCGTCTCCGAGATGAAGACCGTCTCGATCTCGATGCTCCAGCGCAAGATGCGCATCGGCTACAACCGCTCGGCGCGCATGATCGAGCGGATGGAGCGGGACGGGATCGTCGGCACCGCCGACGGCGCCAAGCCCCGCGAGGTGCTGATCCGCAAGCTGGGCGAGATGCCCGGGGCGTGA
- a CDS encoding TadE/TadG family type IV pilus assembly protein: MRTIRDEAGQVVVEAAIVLPLCLFVLLALLQLVLLQEARLLLEYAAYRAARTGALWNGEVDRMAGSARFVLGPTVCPSRFPGIPCPPADLPALRAAAGAEALRLLSAGGGFPGLSVEVVGAVGEGDFDAVGGGGLLTVELRYWLELKIPFADAGLWRAWRAVGARRLPPGVRVAVEAAAAGGRYFVPLVSRHTMRMQSNFHRQEEP; this comes from the coding sequence GTGAGAACCATCCGGGACGAGGCGGGACAGGTGGTGGTGGAGGCGGCGATCGTGTTGCCGCTCTGCCTCTTCGTGCTGCTCGCGCTGCTGCAGCTGGTGCTCCTGCAGGAGGCGCGGCTGCTGCTCGAATATGCCGCCTACCGCGCGGCGCGCACCGGCGCGTTGTGGAATGGCGAGGTGGACCGGATGGCCGGGAGCGCCCGCTTCGTCCTCGGGCCCACCGTCTGTCCCAGCCGCTTTCCCGGCATCCCCTGCCCGCCTGCGGATCTGCCGGCGCTCCGTGCAGCAGCGGGTGCGGAGGCGCTGCGGCTCCTCTCGGCGGGGGGCGGCTTCCCGGGGCTCTCGGTGGAGGTGGTCGGGGCAGTTGGAGAAGGGGATTTCGACGCGGTGGGCGGCGGCGGCCTGCTCACCGTGGAGCTGCGCTACTGGCTCGAGCTGAAGATCCCCTTCGCCGACGCAGGGCTGTGGCGGGCGTGGCGCGCGGTGGGCGCGCGCAGGCTGCCGCCCGGTGTGCGCGTTGCCGTCGAGGCCGCCGCAGCAGGTGGCCGCTACTTCGTGCCGCTGGTGAGCCGGCACACGATGCGGATGCAGTCGAACTTCCACCGGCAGGAGGAGCCATGA
- a CDS encoding TadE/TadG family type IV pilus assembly protein encodes MRLRDEGGSAAVELAILTPVILALLGSLIFLADLGVARIRQRAVVRLVVWEATAHALSDEREQGHDARFEAARQGAEQVARERYRGGVSRGMLAGASLGSVRVEKVALDARERIRRPAMPAGFGSLLEPLGSLIQRVAGLQLPLLRRYGLSVDGVGLVVEAGVEVEGSGLLPGLPERLSLAPARLELQVDTWALDDGADVPLPGTGSALGRQVGRIALFGIGEKLTGPGAGDALSWVPISLSAPVVSMNYGPPAQDRSPVSCGGKDALARTGRWENGPRVGTGRDRVSPVRCFDTLPIDANGFGVGGGRSSDPVWRQLAARGPFEMGCDRPGAAFPDGCGNGGAAWTSASAR; translated from the coding sequence ATGCGTCTTCGGGACGAGGGCGGAAGCGCCGCGGTGGAGCTGGCGATCCTCACCCCCGTGATACTCGCGCTCCTCGGCTCGCTGATCTTCCTGGCCGATCTCGGCGTGGCCCGGATCCGGCAGCGCGCGGTGGTGCGGCTCGTCGTCTGGGAGGCGACGGCCCATGCCCTCTCGGACGAGCGCGAGCAGGGGCACGACGCGCGCTTCGAGGCGGCGCGGCAGGGAGCGGAGCAGGTTGCACGGGAGCGCTACCGGGGCGGCGTCTCCCGGGGCATGCTCGCCGGTGCGTCGCTGGGAAGCGTCCGGGTGGAGAAGGTGGCCCTCGACGCCCGCGAACGAATCAGGAGGCCCGCGATGCCGGCGGGTTTCGGATCGCTCCTCGAGCCGCTGGGCAGCCTGATCCAGCGGGTCGCCGGCCTGCAGCTGCCGCTGCTGCGGCGCTACGGTCTCTCGGTGGACGGCGTGGGCCTGGTGGTCGAGGCGGGAGTCGAGGTGGAGGGCAGCGGCCTCCTGCCCGGCCTCCCGGAGCGACTCTCCCTCGCGCCGGCGCGCCTCGAGCTGCAGGTCGATACCTGGGCGCTCGACGACGGCGCCGACGTTCCGCTCCCGGGCACGGGCAGTGCACTGGGCAGGCAGGTCGGAAGGATCGCCCTCTTCGGCATCGGCGAGAAGCTCACCGGTCCCGGAGCCGGCGATGCGCTCTCGTGGGTGCCCATCTCCCTCTCGGCCCCGGTGGTATCGATGAACTACGGCCCCCCGGCGCAGGATCGCAGCCCCGTCTCGTGCGGCGGAAAAGACGCGCTGGCCCGCACCGGCCGCTGGGAGAACGGTCCGCGGGTGGGCACCGGTCGCGACCGCGTCTCGCCGGTGCGCTGCTTCGACACCCTGCCCATCGACGCCAACGGCTTCGGCGTAGGTGGCGGCAGGAGTTCCGATCCGGTGTGGCGGCAGCTGGCGGCGCGGGGCCCCTTCGAGATGGGCTGCGACAGGCCCGGCGCAGCTTTTCCCGACGGCTGCGGCAACGGAGGTGCGGCATGGACCAGCGCATCGGCGCGGTGA
- a CDS encoding TonB family protein, whose protein sequence is MALKHRVHALAVIGVLLAGGVASASVPQRRMVPVAGDEPPASTQQQPAEAQPTTDELELPKPVGPMEVPYPVDAPALEAPVEVEVQLLIDEQGAVQQVTLLRSAGAPWDEAVLAACKAFRFEPARWKGVPAAVEIPFVQRFEPAVQEAPADDEAEALLDASLGGEVIEMGTRNIVPAATVIATVEGERFTVEADEAGRFSLPLRAGAAEVEVQVPGYKRFLVKETIAPGQALQVRYLVERVSYNPFEQLVIGKALRQEVTRTTLRDREIRRVPGTFGDPFRVIGTMPGVGQMFSLLDYPIIRGASPGSSGILLDGDRIPQLFHFLAGPAVIHPEFIDSVDFYPGAFPIAYGGYTGGIVDGITRSGLPDERRIELSADLLNTSAFVRQPILGATGTIAGRYGYPAMLLSAFSEDTYAGYWDYQGRLDGRAGDGRWTVFAFGSFDEVGEVRDGEEQIGLQSIFHRLSLRWIDGDDAAFDRYQLTFGLDQVRTGDEEEVDEGRASEPPQFATWMIHPRASWRRPLVKDLAVHGGVDFSWRRSEIPGLATSEDDEIYIPPTWQAQAGAFVETPWWITEDFLLTPGVRFDVWENADVRRASVDPRLNWRWRLQQEETHQLWLKGGVGIFHQPPRPPVPVPVLGDLLLTAGMPAALQTTLGTELDLASGYFVDLQTYFNYMDPIYLDLEINGSVLEEVDGSDTRNDYDVLDPFTGRSYGAEILLRKRDQGNLFGWVSYTLSRSERLARDGWKAFDFDRTHMLQLVAGLKLPRDWEIGARFQAISGRPVSPYGASIERADAFTRFDLRIDKRAVYRSWMLDFYVELINTMISREQVGENSRDSVPYIFPTVGFRAVL, encoded by the coding sequence ATGGCGCTGAAGCACAGGGTCCATGCGCTCGCCGTGATCGGCGTCCTCCTCGCCGGCGGCGTTGCATCCGCCTCCGTGCCGCAGCGGCGCATGGTGCCGGTGGCGGGGGACGAGCCGCCCGCCTCGACGCAGCAGCAGCCGGCGGAGGCGCAGCCCACCACCGACGAGCTCGAGCTGCCGAAGCCGGTCGGTCCGATGGAGGTCCCCTACCCGGTGGACGCGCCGGCGCTCGAGGCGCCGGTGGAGGTGGAGGTCCAGCTCCTCATCGACGAGCAGGGTGCGGTGCAGCAGGTCACGCTGCTGCGGAGCGCCGGCGCCCCCTGGGACGAGGCGGTGCTCGCTGCCTGCAAGGCGTTCCGCTTCGAGCCTGCGCGCTGGAAGGGCGTTCCCGCAGCGGTGGAGATCCCCTTCGTGCAGCGCTTCGAGCCGGCGGTGCAGGAGGCGCCAGCGGACGACGAGGCCGAAGCGCTCCTCGACGCCTCCCTGGGCGGCGAGGTGATCGAGATGGGCACGCGCAACATCGTGCCCGCCGCCACGGTGATCGCCACGGTGGAGGGCGAGCGCTTCACGGTGGAGGCGGACGAGGCGGGCCGCTTCAGCCTGCCGCTCCGTGCCGGCGCCGCGGAGGTGGAGGTGCAGGTCCCGGGCTACAAGCGCTTTCTGGTGAAGGAGACGATCGCCCCGGGGCAGGCGCTGCAGGTCCGCTACCTGGTCGAACGGGTGAGCTACAACCCCTTCGAGCAGCTGGTGATCGGCAAGGCGCTGCGGCAGGAGGTGACCCGCACCACCCTGCGCGACCGCGAGATCCGCAGGGTGCCGGGGACCTTCGGCGATCCCTTCCGCGTGATCGGCACCATGCCGGGCGTCGGGCAGATGTTCTCGCTCCTCGACTACCCGATCATCCGCGGCGCCTCGCCGGGCAGCAGCGGCATCCTCCTCGACGGCGACCGGATCCCGCAGCTCTTCCACTTCCTCGCGGGCCCGGCGGTGATCCACCCGGAGTTCATCGACAGCGTCGACTTCTACCCGGGCGCCTTCCCGATCGCTTACGGCGGCTACACCGGCGGCATCGTCGACGGCATCACCCGCTCCGGCCTCCCCGACGAGCGGCGGATCGAGCTCAGCGCCGATCTGCTCAACACCTCGGCCTTCGTCCGGCAGCCGATCCTCGGCGCCACCGGCACCATCGCCGGCCGCTACGGCTATCCCGCGATGCTGCTCAGCGCCTTCAGCGAGGATACCTACGCCGGCTATTGGGACTACCAGGGCCGCCTCGACGGCAGGGCCGGCGACGGCCGCTGGACCGTCTTCGCCTTCGGCTCCTTCGACGAGGTGGGCGAGGTCCGCGACGGCGAGGAGCAGATCGGGCTCCAGTCGATCTTCCACCGCCTGAGCCTGCGCTGGATCGACGGCGACGACGCCGCCTTCGATCGCTACCAGCTCACCTTCGGGCTCGATCAGGTGCGCACCGGCGACGAGGAGGAGGTCGACGAGGGCCGCGCGTCGGAGCCGCCGCAATTCGCCACCTGGATGATCCACCCGCGGGCGAGCTGGCGACGTCCTCTGGTGAAGGACCTCGCGGTCCACGGCGGCGTCGACTTCAGCTGGCGGCGCTCGGAGATCCCGGGGCTCGCCACCTCCGAGGACGACGAGATCTACATCCCGCCCACCTGGCAGGCGCAGGCCGGCGCCTTCGTCGAGACGCCGTGGTGGATCACCGAGGACTTCCTCCTCACGCCGGGCGTACGCTTCGACGTCTGGGAGAACGCCGACGTGCGCCGCGCCTCGGTCGACCCCCGCCTCAACTGGCGCTGGCGCCTGCAGCAGGAGGAGACCCACCAGCTCTGGCTCAAGGGCGGCGTGGGCATCTTCCACCAGCCGCCGCGGCCGCCGGTGCCGGTCCCGGTGCTCGGGGATCTGCTCCTCACCGCCGGCATGCCCGCAGCGCTGCAGACCACGCTCGGCACCGAGCTCGACCTAGCCTCCGGCTACTTCGTCGATCTCCAGACCTACTTCAACTACATGGATCCCATCTACCTGGACCTCGAGATCAACGGCAGCGTTCTCGAGGAGGTGGACGGCAGCGACACCAGAAACGATTACGACGTCCTCGACCCCTTCACCGGCCGCTCCTACGGCGCGGAGATCCTCCTGCGCAAGCGCGACCAGGGGAACCTCTTCGGCTGGGTCTCGTACACGCTCTCGCGGAGCGAACGGCTGGCCCGCGACGGCTGGAAGGCCTTCGACTTCGACCGCACCCACATGCTGCAGCTGGTGGCGGGCCTGAAGCTCCCGCGTGACTGGGAGATCGGCGCGCGCTTCCAGGCGATCAGCGGCAGGCCGGTGAGCCCCTACGGCGCCTCGATCGAGCGCGCCGACGCGTTCACGCGCTTCGATCTGCGCATCGACAAGCGCGCGGTCTATCGCTCGTGGATGCTCGATTTCTACGTCGAGCTGATCAACACGATGATCAGCCGGGAGCAGGTCGGCGAGAACTCGCGCGACTCGGTGCCCTACATCTTCCCGACGGTGGGCTTCCGGGCGGTGCTCTGA
- a CDS encoding ATP-binding protein has protein sequence MKILLVEDNEELAENLAEIFVDEGHEVAFAANGREALLAAREPFDLALLDVRLPDALGTALLPQLKEMVPSSEVIVSTGNADLQSAIEALRGGAFAYLTKPVGVEELILTTRRALERVQLRRLSESLRAELEESERRHRDIVEAVQAMIVALGRDYKIRFANRQAEELSGWPREELVGRDYFEVFAPQSQRDARRARVRAAFDGFNPELEVDIVTRTGAVRRVQMRWTRQASGGEDLIYGMGLDVTRQRELERKARTSEKLAAVGTLAAGLAHEIRNPLNAAGLQLSLLSRRIGKLPEHERSNLEQPLELVRAELSRLNSLLGDFLAFARPREYTRYPIDLSALVGRVVEFDGQSALQGGKKLASSIEPGVAVLGDADALHQVFVNLLKNGLEAATTQVDVHLVVEDGRAVLTFRDDGPGIPRDVLARLFEPFFTTKPQGTGLGLAIVHTIVTAHGGEVGISAPAEGGTVARVSLPVAQQALPAAAP, from the coding sequence GTGAAGATCCTCCTCGTCGAGGACAACGAGGAGCTGGCGGAGAACCTCGCCGAGATCTTCGTCGACGAGGGCCACGAGGTTGCCTTCGCCGCGAACGGCAGGGAAGCGCTGCTCGCCGCGCGGGAGCCCTTCGATCTCGCGCTCCTCGACGTGCGCCTTCCCGACGCGCTGGGAACGGCTTTGCTCCCGCAGCTCAAGGAGATGGTCCCCTCGTCCGAGGTGATCGTCTCCACCGGCAACGCCGACCTGCAGTCCGCGATCGAGGCGCTCCGGGGCGGCGCGTTCGCCTACCTCACCAAGCCGGTCGGCGTGGAGGAGCTGATCCTCACCACCCGCCGGGCGCTGGAGCGCGTGCAGCTGCGGCGCCTCTCCGAATCGCTGCGCGCCGAGCTCGAGGAGTCGGAGCGACGGCACCGCGACATCGTCGAGGCGGTGCAGGCGATGATCGTGGCCCTGGGCCGCGACTACAAGATCCGCTTCGCCAACCGCCAGGCGGAGGAGCTCTCGGGCTGGCCCCGCGAAGAGCTCGTCGGCAGGGATTATTTCGAAGTCTTTGCGCCGCAGTCGCAGCGGGACGCACGGCGTGCGCGGGTGCGCGCCGCCTTCGACGGCTTCAACCCCGAGCTCGAGGTCGACATCGTCACCCGCACCGGCGCGGTACGCCGCGTGCAGATGCGTTGGACGAGGCAGGCCTCGGGTGGCGAGGACCTCATCTACGGGATGGGGCTGGACGTGACGCGACAGCGGGAACTCGAGCGCAAGGCGCGCACCTCGGAGAAGCTGGCGGCGGTGGGCACCCTCGCCGCCGGCCTCGCGCACGAGATCCGCAACCCGCTCAACGCCGCGGGGCTGCAGCTCTCCCTGCTCTCGCGGCGGATCGGCAAATTGCCGGAGCACGAGCGGAGCAATCTCGAGCAGCCCCTCGAGTTGGTGCGGGCGGAGCTCTCCCGGCTCAACTCCCTGCTCGGCGACTTCCTCGCCTTCGCGCGGCCCCGCGAGTACACCCGCTACCCGATCGATCTCTCCGCCCTCGTCGGCAGGGTGGTGGAATTCGACGGGCAGTCGGCCTTGCAGGGCGGCAAGAAGCTCGCCTCCTCGATCGAGCCGGGGGTGGCGGTCCTCGGCGACGCGGACGCGCTCCACCAGGTCTTCGTCAACCTGCTCAAGAACGGCCTCGAGGCGGCGACCACCCAGGTCGACGTCCACCTCGTCGTCGAGGACGGCAGGGCGGTGCTGACCTTCCGGGACGACGGGCCGGGGATCCCCCGGGACGTGCTCGCCCGGCTCTTCGAGCCCTTCTTCACCACCAAGCCACAGGGCACCGGCCTCGGGTTGGCGATCGTCCACACCATCGTCACCGCCCACGGCGGCGAGGTCGGGATCAGCGCGCCTGCGGAGGGTGGCACCGTGGCCCGGGTCTCGCTGCCGGTGGCGCAGCAGGCGCTCCCTGCAGCAGCGCCCTGA